The following DNA comes from Syntrophorhabdaceae bacterium.
TCACCGCAAACATGACACCGCAGGAGTTCCTTCTCCTCGGGTGTCGCGATAACGATGAGGCTCATGTCCTGCTCAATGATCGTATCGGGATAGGGGTTGTATATCCATTCCCCGCTCGGCTTGCGCGCAGAGATCACCATGATGTTTCCTATCATCTTGAAATCGATCTCCTTGACCGCCTTTCCGAGATAGGGTGAATTCCTGGTGATATGGACCTCTTCAACGCGTATCGGCGATTCCTTGTCCCGGAGCATCATGTCGAGGAAAGACGTCACGTGGGGCCTGATCATTTCGGAAGCCATTCGTAAACCACCGATATAGTTGAGGGCGACAACATTGTCAGCCCCGGCTCTCCGCAGCTTATCGGTGTTTTTCGCGTCGTTGCACCGCGCGATGATCCTCATCTTGGGGTTAAGCTGTCGGGCGGTGAGAACGATTACGATATTGTCGTTATCAGAATTCGTCGTGGCAAAGAGACCGTGCGCCTTTTCGATCATGGCCTGCCAGAGCACCTCGTTCTCCGTGGCATCACCTACAAGAAGGTCGACGTTCAGATCGTGCATCTTCAGTAGCTCCTGTTTGATTCAT
Coding sequences within:
- a CDS encoding NAD-binding protein — its product is MHDLNVDLLVGDATENEVLWQAMIEKAHGLFATTNSDNDNIVIVLTARQLNPKMRIIARCNDAKNTDKLRRAGADNVVALNYIGGLRMASEMIRPHVTSFLDMMLRDKESPIRVEEVHITRNSPYLGKAVKEIDFKMIGNIMVISARKPSGEWIYNPYPDTIIEQDMSLIVIATPEEKELLRCHVCGESKDKPVA